A region of Cucumis melo cultivar AY chromosome 2, USDA_Cmelo_AY_1.0, whole genome shotgun sequence DNA encodes the following proteins:
- the LOC103494178 gene encoding probable calcium-binding protein CML27 encodes MATDPNQIPTSQSDADQIAKQKPSVLLEDDDELRKVFERFDANGDGKISITELDAVLTSLTLKSAIPLEELRSVMDDLDSDKDGYINIEEFAAFCKKPMASDEAGAAELRDAFDLYDQDRNGLISQSELHLVLNRLGISCSKEDCQKMINSVDSDGDGNVNFEEFRKMMTDNSKSKAAKQNGTAAAAP; translated from the coding sequence ATGGCCACTGACCCTAACCAGATTCCCACCTCACAATCCGACGCCGACCAAATCGCCAAGCAGAAGCCATCCGTTTTACTCGAGGACGACGACGAACTCCGCAAGGTTTTCGAACGCTTCGATGCGAATGGCGACGGTAAGATCTCTATCACCGAGCTCGATGCCGTCCTCACTTCCTTAACGTTAAAATCCGCCATCCCCTTAGAAGAGCTTCGATCTGTCATGGACGATCTCGACTCTGATAAGGACGGTTATATCAACATCGAAGAATTCGCCGCCTTCTGTAAGAAACCGATGGCCTCCGACGAGGCTGGAGCAGCGGAGCTTCGTGACGCCTTCGACCTCTACGATCAGGACCGTAACGGCCTTATTTCTCAGTCTGAGCTCCATCTCGTTCTTAATCGCCTCGGAATCAGTTGTTCTAAGGAAGACTGTCAAAAAATGATCAACTCCGTCGATTCGGATGGGGACGGAAATGTGAATTTCGAAGAGTTTAGGAAGATGATGACAGATAATTCCAAATCGAAGGCGGCTAAACAGAACGGAACTGCTGCGGCGGCACCCTAG
- the LOC103494179 gene encoding pentatricopeptide repeat-containing protein At3g18020 — translation MFRAAHRSLSIKILSITPSISILFTRTANFPRLQLENGSDGRQWAPEESVADVSYWTKKIHGLCTKDRNVDEALRLVDALRLHGYQFHPLNLASIIHGLCDAHRFHEAHCRFMLSIASRCVPDERTCNVLIARLLHYRSPYCTLRLLACLFDAKPEFVPSIVNYNRLIDQFCSFSLPNVAHRVLFDMKSRGHSPNVVSYTALIDGYCRVGNVSAAEKLFDEMPENDVEPNSLTYSVLINGFLYKRDFEAGKALICKLWERMTGEMDSSVNNAAFAHLVDSLCLVGSFHEVFTIAEDMPQGQSVPEEFAYGQMIDSLCKAKRYHGASRIVYIMRKKGINPGLLSYNSIIHGLSKEGGCMRAYQLLVEGVEFGYSPSEHTYKVLLEGLCEEPDIQKAKEVLQIMIHKQGVDRTRIYNIYLRAVCLTNNSTELLNTLVVMLQSNCQPDVITLNTVIKGFCKVGSIEEALKVLNDMIGGKFCTPDHVTFTTILCGLLNVGRIRESLDILYKVMPEKGIVPGVITYNATIRGLFKLQRANQAMDTFDRMVRNGIQADSTTYAVVIDGLCDCNQIEEVKRFWKDIVWPSKIHDSFVYSAILKGLCNFSKFNEACHFLYELADSGVSPTIFCYNIVINTACKLGLKGEAYRLVNEMRKNGLAPDAVTWRILHKLHQNETDTIPFQGFN, via the coding sequence ATGTTTCGCGCTGCCCACCGATCGCTCTCGATCAAAATCCTTTCCATTACGCCATCGATCTCGATTCTCTTCACCAGAACCGCCAATTTCCCACGGCTCCAGCTGGAAAATGGATCAGACGGCCGTCAATGGGCACCGGAGGAGAGCGTCGCCGACGTCTCTTACTGGACGAAGAAGATTCACGGCCTCTGTACCAAGGATCGAAACGTCGATGAAGCGCTTCGGTTAGTTGACGCCCTTCGCCTTCACGGCTACCAATTTCACCCTCTCAATCTCGCTAGCATAATCCATGGTCTCTGTGATGCACACCGGTTTCATGAAGCGCACTGCCGTTTTATGCTCTCTATTGCTTCTCGGTGTGTGCCTGATGAACGGACTTGTAATGTTCTTATTGCTCGTTTGCTTCATTATCGATCCCCGTATTGCACCCTGCGCTTGCTTGCTTGTTTGTTTGATGCTAAGCCTGAGTTTGTCCCTTCTATAGTGAATTATAATCGTTTGATTGATCAGTTTTGTTCGTTTTCACTACCGAATGTAGCTCATAGGGTTTTATTTGATATGAAGAGTAGGGGGCATTCTCCAAATGTTGTTTCCTATACTGCCTTGATTGATGGATACTGCCGTGTTGGTAATGTATCTGCTGCCGAGAAACTGTTTGACGAAATGCCTGAGAATGATGTGGAGCCTAATTCACTTACATACAGTGTTTTAATTAATGGGTTTCTTTACAAGCGAGATTTCGAAGCTGGGAAGGCGTTGATATGCAAGCTTTGGGAGAGAATGACGGGAGAAATGGACTCCTCTGTGAACAATGCAGCTTTTGCCCATCTTGTTGATTCTTTGTGCCTAGTGGGTTCTTTCCACGAGGTATTTACCATTGCAGAAGATATGCCTCAGGGGCAGAGTGTCCCTGAGGAATTTGCCTATGGGCAGATGATAGATTCACTTTGTAAAGCTAAAAGATATCATGGAGCCTCAAGAATTGTGTATATAATGAGGAAGAAGGGTATTAATCCTGGTTTGCTATCATATAATTCTATTATTCATGGGCTTAGCAAGGAGGGAGGTTGTATGCGGGCTTATCAATTGTTAGTAGAAGGAGTTGAATTTGGTTACTCACCATCTGAACATACGTATAAGGTTCTTTTGGAAGGTCTTTGCGAAGAGCCAGACATCCAAAAGGCTAAGGAAGTTCTTCAAATAATGATACATAAACAAGGTGTGGACAGAACTAGAATTTACAACATATACTTGAGAGCTGTCTGCCTTACAAATAACTCAACTGAGCTCTTAAATACGCTTGTTGTAATGCTTCAAAGTAATTGTCAGCCTGATGTAATTACCCTCAATACAGTCATCAAGGGATTTTGCAAGGTTGGAAGCATTGAAGAAGCTTTAAAGGTATTAAACGATATGATTGGTGGTAAATTCTGTACCCCTGATCATGTGACCTTCACAACTATTTTATGTGGCTTACTGAATGTTGGGAGGATCCGGGAATCTCTTGATATACTGTATAAGGTAATGCCAGAAAAAGGTATTGTGCCAGGTGTTATCACGTATAATGCCACTATTCGAGGTTTGTTTAAACTTCAACGGGCAAACCAAGCAATGGATACCTTTGACAGAATGGTCAGAAATGGCATCCAAGCTGACAGCACTACTTATGCTGTGGTAATTGATGGGTTATGCGATTGTAATCAAATTGAAGAAGTTAAGAGATTCTGGAAAGATATAGTCTGGCCATCAAAGATTCATGATAGTTTTGTTTATTCTGCTATTCTAAAAGGGCTTTGCAACTTCAGCAAATTTAACGAAGCTTGCCATTTCCTATATGAACTAGCAGATTCTGGGGTTTCTCCAACTATATTTTGCTACAATATTGTGATAAATACTGCGTGTAAGTTGGGATTGAAAGGAGAAGCATATCGACTGGTCAATGAGATGAGAAAAAATGGGTTAGCACCCGATGCTGTAACTTGGAGGATTCTTCACAAATTACATCAAAATGAGACAGACACAATCCCTTTCCAAGGATTTAACTAA
- the LOC103494176 gene encoding golgin candidate 2: MANWISSKLKAAESILQQIDQQAAESLKKGERPPAVDYLEAAGKAGDILPLKDQLKKKNQVDNDYRGKLRSDLSLNVSRSQDNVISASSKPSPSSKSPTVKDSDWTELLGTPSTSPASRSNGASSIRGAKRESRGPSNAGSNMSVLDFKKTQNNANSNKSVGERKKLNRKASDVDESNISVSLGTSSRVDPIIDKNVTHSEGQEMDKKEAGGNIFVEAKSLEKREVGGNFDSKGFSSEDSVLTIKNDQSSETVGNTDQTKRISHTNTILKDAQSHRESVVSGKYKSDEVSRSSISDDVRKEWTGSSTSDGSSGSDSDSGSASDSEIEREREEIKRRRQKIMAEKAAAKAMEAIKEQEDLVARLEGEKQSLEKILEDRARKQAEEATELQTSMMETMEAVELEKQKHNETRREALAIMAKLETENAYLARTLASVQWNLELEGNRVAGLRQQIELKETAHEELKRRIASSHQAGTSTKPLAFKGIEFELEILEAEHSLITDKVLQLQEKGKKLEENIALMRKEMEEPTEVEVELKRRLGQMTDHLIQKQAQVEALSSEKATLLFRIEAVTRQLEESKSMNMSDISRDLESGKWELSGSKLRPMLEGKIDSGKKHLGSLILQLDAIYVAGMVFIRRNPTAKLWSVVYLVFLHLWVLYILMSHSQVDTHTKSGAVISLENINASSHM, translated from the exons ATGGCTAATTGGATCTCCTCCAAGCTTAAAGCGGCCGAGAGCATTCTCCAGCAG ATCGATCAGCAAGCGGCGGAGTCGCTTAAAAAGGGGGAAAGGCCTCCAGCTGTGGATTATTTGGAAGCCGCTGGAAAAGCTGGAGATATTTTGCCTTTGAAGGATCAACTCAAGAAGAAGAATCAAGTAGATAACGATTATCGTGGAAAATTGCGAAGTGATCTAAGTTTGAATGTGAGTAGAAGCCAGGATAATGTGATTTCTGCCTCATCAAAACCCTCGCCGTCGTCAAAATCACCTACTGTAAAGGACAGTGACTGGACCGAACTGCTCGGTACACCTTCAACTTCGCCTGCATCCCGCAGTAATGGAGCATCTTCAATTCGTGGGGCGAAGAGAGAAAGTCGCGGACCAAGTAATGCAGGTTCAAATATGTCGGTGctggatttcaagaaaactcAGAACAACGCTAATAGCAACAAGTCTGTTggggaaagaaagaaattgaacaGGAAGGCAAGTGATGTGGATGAATCTAATATTTCAGTTTCGTTGGGGACAAGTTCAAGAGTAGATCCAATAATTGACAAAAATGTTACGCATTCTGAAGGTCAAGAAATGGACAAGAAGGAAGCTGGAGGCAATATTTTTGTTGAAGCAAAAAGTTTGGAAAAAAGGGAAGTTGGTGGGAATTTTGATTCCAAGGGTTTTTCTTCAGAGGATTCTGTGCTGACAATAAAAAATGATCAATCCTCTGAAACAGTGGGGAATACAGATCAAACTAAAAGGATATCTCATACAAATACCATTCTGAAAGATGCTCAAAGTCATCGAGAAAGTGTTGTTTCTGGGAAATATAAATCAGATGAAGTTTCTCGTAGTTCTATATCTGATGATGTGAGAAAAGAGTGGACAGGGTCTTCAACTAGTGATGGGAGTTCTGGTTCAGATTCAGACTCGGGTTCAGCTTCTGATTCTGAAATTGAACGTGAGAGGGAAGAAATTAAAAGGAGGAGGCAGAAAATTATGGCTGAGAAAGCAGCAGCCAAAGCCATGGAGGCTATCAAAGAACAGGAAGACTTGGTGGCTAGACTGGAAGGCGAGAAGCAGAGCCTTGAAAAAATACTGGAGGATCGAGCAAGAAAGCAAGCAGAAGAG GCTACAGAGCTGCAGACATCTATGATGGAAACGATGGAGGCTGTTGAGCTTGAGAAGCAGAAGCACAATGAAACCCGTAGAGAAGCCCTTGCAATAATGGCCAAGCTTGAG ACTGAAAATGCCTATCTTGCAAGAACCCTTGCTTCTGTACAATGGAATCTTGAGTTAGAG GGTAACCGGGTTGCTGGACTTCGACAGCAGattgaattgaaagaaacaGCTCATGAAG AACTGAAGAGGAGGATTGCAAGCTCTCATCAAGCTGGAACATCAACAAAACCA TTGGCTTTTAAAGGAATCGAATTTGAATTGGAGATTCTCGAGGCAGAGCACTCTCTCATCACTGATAAAGTCCTCCAATTGCAAGAGAAG GGGAAAAAGTTGGAAGAAAACATAGCGTTGATGAGAAAAGAGATGGAGGAACCAACTGAAGTTGAGGTTGAACTCAAGAGAAGGCTTGGCCAGATGACTGACCATTTAATTCAGAAACAAGCTCAG GTGGAGGCACTGTCTTCAGAGAAGGCAACCCTTCTCTTCAGAATTGAG GCCGTGACAAGGCAGCTAGAAGAAAGCAAATCAATGAACATGAGTGACATTTCGAGGGACTTGGAGTCTGGGAAATGGGAGCTTTCAGGTTCAAAACTGAGACCGATGTTAGAAGGAAAGATCGACTCGGGGAAGAAACACCTAGGATCATTGATCCTGCAGCTGGATGCAATATATGTAGCCGGAATGGTGTTTATAAGGAGAAACCCTACAGCTAAATTGTGGTCAGTAGTTTACCTTGTATTCCTTCATTTATGGGTACTTTACATTCTCATGTCACACTCTCAAGTAGACACACACACCAAGTCTGGTGCTGTTATTTCCTTGGAAAACATCAATGCCTCTTCACACATGTGA
- the LOC103494177 gene encoding ras-related protein RABA6a-like produces the protein MADSLDEECDYLFKAVLTGDSGVGKSNLLSRFSKNEFRFDSRPTIGVEFAYRNIKVADKLVKTQIWDTAGQERFRAITSSYYRGALGALLVYDITRVATFDNIKKWLRELREFGNPDMVIILVGNKCDLHQSREVQEEEARHLAELENLLFMETSAKDNLNVEEAFLEMVRRIHAIASQKTLDLHKKIVKLVDFPNGKEIISIHEVTPTKSNSNCCSF, from the exons ATGGCGGACTCGTTGGACGAAGAGTGCGATTATCTCTTCAAGGCGGTTCTTACGGGCGATTCCGGCGTCGGAAAATCCAATCTCCTCTCTCGCTTCTCCAAAAATGAATTCCGATTCGACTCTAGACCGACGATCGGTGTCGAGTTCGCTTACCGGAATATTAAGGTCGCCGATAAACTCGTCAAAACCCAAATCTGGGACACCGCCGGCCAAGAAAG ATTTAGGGCAATTACAAGCTCTTATTATCGAGGAGCATTAGGAGCATTACTTGTTTACGACATAACTCGTGTAGCTACATTTGATAACATAAAGAAGTGGCTACGAGAATTGAGAGAGTTCGGAAATCCAGATATGGTAATCATTCTAGTTGGAAACAAATGCGACTTACATCAATCTCGAGAAGTACAAGAAGAAGAAGCGCGACATTTGGCCGAGTTGGAGAACTTACTTTTCATGGAAACCTCCGCCAAAGATAATTTGAATGTAGAAGAGGCATTTCTTGAAATGGTTCGTAGGATCCACGCCATCGCTTCTCAAAAGACATTGGATTTGCATAAAAAAATCGTAAAGCTTGTTGATTTTCCAAATGGAAAAGAGATTATTAGTATTCACGAAGTAACTCCAACCAAATCCAATTCAAATTGTTgttctttttga